A genome region from Alistipes dispar includes the following:
- a CDS encoding tetratricopeptide repeat protein: MRKFRNILLPLFAACALTAQAAEEDAAAALERGRDLFDFGRWSDARHEFLRAREASDPADRTTVEEIDFYLAACAVELGSADAEGALRDFEERYPGSVYANDVRFALGSFYCSAGNMREAREAFERTEYRALSAPRREQYDIRMGYVEFTDGDYEAAYGHFDRIGSRSEYADHALYYKSYIDYAEGRSGRAKQGFTQLARSDAYRDVVPFYLMQIEFREGNYRYVVEQGPELARKAVPERRAELERVTAESWFRLEDYNKTLEHLEAYAEAGGEMDRDASYLRGFALYRTARYDEAAEWLRRACGAEDALTQNASYHLADCYLRAGDKEAAMQAFAMASDEALDAAIAEDALFNYAKLQYELGGGAFNGAINMLTRYIDRYPSSPRAGEARTLLIAAYYNSRDYDAAYRAIRSMPSTDADIRAALQKITYFRALEAYGEGDLQAAQRYLAESAAANVSPKYAALNDFWQGEIAFAQGDYPVAAAKYNAYLRRAPRSAREYALAWYNLGYCAFDRDDMAQARSAFGRFLDAYAPRDRYRADAFNRVGDAAYAERKFDEAVASYDRAIALGTPEMHYARYKRAVTLGILGRASEKQQALRQIIADGEGDYVSEASYELGRSFIAQERYADGAAQLERFVADYPSSPRRAQALSDLGLAYLNLGDREKSLRYYDMVVGSSPQSSEAKEAMQGIREIYVSEGRVDDYFDYASRAGVESDLSAQSRDSLSFVAAQNLYLADKPEAAARSLRDYVENYPKGYYLTDALYYLSDCYLRTGARDEAIGTLTTLADRGQNRYTEQVLEKLSELTFADKRYDEAASAYRRLYDAATTRSGREAAMTGYVRATVAGGDGERIAAMAADVAEHPDAGATALRESKYAWAGQLRAGGRKAEAVKLYKELASEVKTRQGAEAAYYVIESLFEGGDLDATEKAVFAFSEREPDSYWLAKAFILLGDVYVRKGDNFQARATYQSVADGYTPADDGIVDEAKARIAKLN; this comes from the coding sequence ATGCGAAAATTTCGGAATATCCTGCTCCCGCTCTTCGCGGCGTGTGCGCTGACGGCGCAGGCCGCGGAGGAGGATGCGGCGGCGGCCCTCGAACGCGGCCGCGACCTGTTCGATTTCGGACGCTGGAGCGATGCCCGGCACGAATTCCTGCGTGCCCGGGAGGCATCGGACCCGGCGGACCGCACGACGGTCGAGGAGATCGACTTCTACCTGGCCGCCTGCGCCGTGGAGCTGGGCAGCGCCGATGCCGAAGGGGCGCTCCGGGACTTCGAGGAGCGTTATCCCGGCTCCGTTTACGCCAACGACGTGCGTTTCGCGCTGGGGTCGTTCTACTGCTCCGCGGGTAACATGCGCGAGGCCCGGGAGGCGTTCGAACGGACCGAGTACAGGGCCCTGAGCGCGCCGCGCCGCGAACAGTACGACATCCGGATGGGGTATGTGGAGTTCACCGACGGCGATTACGAGGCGGCCTACGGGCATTTCGACCGGATCGGCAGCCGCAGCGAGTACGCCGACCACGCGCTCTACTACAAATCCTATATCGACTATGCCGAAGGACGGTCCGGCCGGGCGAAGCAGGGCTTCACGCAGCTCGCGCGCAGCGACGCCTACCGGGACGTCGTTCCGTTCTATCTGATGCAGATCGAATTCCGCGAGGGCAACTACCGCTATGTCGTGGAGCAGGGGCCGGAACTGGCCCGGAAAGCCGTTCCCGAGCGCCGCGCCGAACTCGAGCGCGTGACGGCCGAATCGTGGTTCCGGCTGGAGGACTACAACAAGACCCTCGAACACCTCGAGGCCTATGCCGAGGCGGGCGGCGAGATGGACCGCGACGCCAGCTACCTGCGCGGTTTCGCGCTCTACCGCACGGCCCGTTACGACGAGGCCGCCGAGTGGCTCCGCCGGGCTTGCGGCGCGGAGGACGCGCTGACGCAGAACGCTTCGTACCACCTGGCCGACTGTTACCTGCGTGCCGGGGACAAGGAGGCTGCTATGCAGGCCTTCGCGATGGCGTCGGACGAGGCGCTCGACGCCGCGATCGCCGAAGACGCCCTGTTCAACTACGCCAAGTTGCAGTACGAACTGGGCGGCGGCGCTTTCAACGGCGCGATCAATATGCTGACACGCTACATCGACCGCTATCCTTCGTCGCCCCGCGCCGGGGAGGCCCGGACGCTGCTCATCGCCGCCTATTACAATTCGCGCGATTACGATGCGGCCTACCGAGCCATCCGGTCGATGCCTTCGACCGACGCCGACATTCGTGCCGCGTTGCAGAAGATCACCTATTTCCGGGCGCTGGAGGCTTACGGCGAAGGCGACTTGCAGGCCGCACAGCGCTACCTGGCGGAGTCCGCAGCGGCGAACGTCAGTCCCAAATACGCCGCGCTCAACGATTTCTGGCAGGGCGAGATCGCCTTTGCGCAGGGGGATTATCCGGTCGCCGCAGCCAAATACAACGCCTATCTGCGGCGGGCGCCGCGGTCGGCGCGTGAATACGCCCTGGCGTGGTACAATCTCGGCTACTGCGCTTTCGACCGCGACGACATGGCGCAGGCGCGGAGCGCGTTCGGCCGTTTCCTCGACGCCTACGCCCCGCGCGACCGTTACCGGGCCGATGCCTTCAACCGCGTGGGCGATGCGGCCTATGCCGAGCGGAAGTTCGACGAGGCAGTCGCGTCGTACGACCGGGCCATCGCGCTCGGCACGCCCGAGATGCACTACGCCCGGTACAAACGGGCCGTCACGCTCGGCATTCTGGGCCGTGCCTCCGAGAAGCAGCAGGCCCTGCGGCAGATCATCGCCGACGGCGAGGGCGACTACGTGAGCGAAGCCTCCTACGAACTGGGGCGCAGCTTCATCGCGCAGGAACGCTATGCCGACGGCGCCGCGCAGCTCGAACGCTTCGTGGCCGACTATCCCTCGTCGCCCCGCCGTGCGCAGGCATTGTCCGATCTGGGGCTGGCCTACCTCAATCTGGGCGACCGCGAGAAGTCGCTCCGCTATTACGACATGGTCGTCGGATCCTCGCCGCAATCCTCCGAAGCGAAGGAGGCGATGCAGGGCATCCGCGAGATCTACGTCTCCGAGGGGCGTGTGGACGATTACTTCGACTACGCCTCCCGGGCAGGCGTGGAGAGCGACCTTTCGGCGCAGTCGCGCGACTCGCTGTCGTTCGTCGCGGCGCAGAACCTCTATCTGGCCGACAAGCCCGAGGCGGCGGCCCGGTCGCTCCGCGATTATGTCGAGAACTACCCGAAAGGATACTACCTGACCGATGCGCTCTACTACCTGAGCGACTGCTACCTCCGCACGGGAGCCCGTGACGAGGCCATCGGGACGCTGACGACGCTCGCCGACCGGGGGCAGAACCGCTATACGGAGCAGGTGCTCGAAAAGCTCTCCGAGCTGACCTTCGCCGACAAACGCTACGACGAGGCAGCTTCGGCCTACCGCCGGCTCTACGACGCCGCGACGACCCGTTCGGGCCGGGAGGCCGCCATGACGGGGTATGTGCGCGCCACGGTGGCCGGGGGCGACGGCGAGCGGATCGCCGCGATGGCGGCCGACGTGGCGGAGCATCCGGATGCGGGAGCCACGGCGCTGCGCGAATCCAAATACGCCTGGGCCGGGCAGTTGCGGGCCGGGGGCCGCAAGGCGGAGGCCGTGAAGCTCTACAAGGAGCTCGCCTCCGAGGTGAAGACCCGGCAGGGGGCCGAAGCGGCCTATTATGTCATCGAATCGCTCTTCGAGGGCGGCGATCTGGATGCGACCGAAAAGGCCGTCTTCGCCTTCTCCGAGCGGGAGCCGGACTCCTACTGGCTGGCTAAGGCCTTCATCCTGCTGGGCGACGTCTATGTTCGCAAGGGAGACAATTTCCAGGCGCGTGCCACCTACCAGAGTGTCGCCGACGGCTATACGCCTGCGGACGACGGCATCGTGGACGAGGCGAAGGCGCGAATCGCAAAACTGAACTGA
- a CDS encoding DUF4199 domain-containing protein: protein MEKTNFWNDAAKWGAVMALVQIVFTTAGLFWRSSLLSLVSVAVFVVLLFFFTKRRVLLYGRGENGYGYGQCMKYIFWMMCFSGVLIGAWEIVARNVLFASRYETLLGESLKAMASLYSEAQLEMAVSMARTMFFSPIWVVVLSVLGAVVQGCFFGLFVSAFTKRDVVWVKHAEDSAERKDSSDE from the coding sequence ATGGAAAAGACAAATTTCTGGAACGATGCCGCCAAGTGGGGCGCGGTCATGGCGCTGGTGCAGATCGTCTTCACGACGGCGGGGCTTTTCTGGCGTTCGTCGCTGCTGTCGCTCGTGTCGGTGGCGGTGTTCGTCGTGCTGCTCTTTTTCTTCACCAAACGCCGCGTGCTGCTCTACGGCCGCGGGGAGAACGGTTACGGTTACGGGCAGTGCATGAAATACATCTTCTGGATGATGTGCTTCTCGGGCGTGCTGATCGGCGCGTGGGAGATCGTCGCGCGCAACGTTCTTTTCGCATCGCGCTACGAGACGCTGCTCGGCGAGAGTCTGAAGGCGATGGCGTCGCTTTACAGCGAGGCGCAGCTCGAAATGGCCGTCTCGATGGCGCGGACGATGTTCTTCTCGCCGATCTGGGTGGTCGTGCTCTCGGTGCTGGGCGCCGTCGTGCAGGGCTGCTTCTTCGGACTGTTCGTCTCGGCCTTCACCAAGCGGGACGTCGTCTGGGTGAAGCATGCGGAGGATTCCGCGGAACGTAAGGATTCGTCGGATGAGTAG
- a CDS encoding L-threonylcarbamoyladenylate synthase, whose protein sequence is MLTKIYERNPSEKELQRVVDVLERDGIVIYPTDSVYAFGCSLRSPRAIDRLRRIRGKSSGELAVVFGSIAQIAEYCRVDNAAFRTLKRNLPGPFTFVLAASSRVPDKALERRQTIGVRIPANAVARAVVSALGCPLVTASVREDGEAEYTTDPELIHERYGREVSLVIDGGTGDCVPTTVVDLTGGEPEVLREGRGELR, encoded by the coding sequence ATGCTTACGAAGATATACGAACGGAACCCTTCGGAGAAGGAGTTGCAGCGGGTCGTGGACGTGCTCGAGCGGGACGGAATCGTCATCTATCCCACCGACAGCGTCTATGCCTTCGGCTGTTCGCTCCGTTCGCCCCGGGCCATCGACCGTCTGCGCCGCATCCGCGGAAAGAGCAGCGGCGAGCTGGCCGTGGTCTTCGGGAGCATCGCGCAGATCGCGGAGTACTGCCGCGTGGACAACGCTGCCTTCCGCACGCTCAAACGCAACCTGCCGGGCCCTTTCACCTTCGTCCTCGCGGCTTCGTCGCGCGTGCCGGACAAGGCCCTCGAGCGGCGGCAGACCATCGGCGTCCGCATTCCGGCCAATGCCGTGGCGCGGGCGGTCGTCTCGGCGCTGGGCTGTCCGCTCGTCACCGCCTCGGTCCGCGAGGACGGCGAGGCGGAGTACACGACCGATCCCGAACTCATCCACGAGCGTTACGGCCGCGAGGTGTCGCTGGTGATCGACGGCGGGACGGGCGACTGCGTGCCTACGACGGTGGTGGACCTCACGGGCGGGGAACCCGAGGTGCTGCGCGAGGGGCGGGGCGAATTACGGTAG
- a CDS encoding BT_3928 family protein: MRTSRTFKLLANVCRLILACTFILSGFTKVIDPWGTALKVNEYLSIYGMEALEPASMTFSIWLCGAELMMGCMLLFKVRIRLISIFALASMLFFTLLTLLSATVIPVEDCGCFGEALKLSPWETFVKNVVLLPMAFVVWWRYRPDRIFAFKPVEIVLTCTFFCLSMYLGYYCYVHLPLIDFLPYKVGVNIAGAMRAPVPDAGETETVLVYRNRLTGEEREFSLDETEWQDAETWEWVDTRTTGEAPAVAPLIGEFALRDAGGDATEEVLSTPGRLYMLCVTSFDALPRGCARRMARLVERAAAEGAHVVCLTPQPLYDEPWHDFGTGRVRCYNIDASTMKTMLRARNGLVVLDDGTISDKRNCRDIRP; this comes from the coding sequence ATGAGAACGAGCCGAACATTCAAGCTGCTGGCCAACGTCTGCCGGTTGATCCTGGCCTGTACGTTCATCCTTTCGGGTTTTACGAAGGTGATCGACCCGTGGGGCACGGCGCTCAAGGTGAACGAGTACCTGTCGATCTACGGCATGGAGGCGCTCGAACCGGCCTCGATGACCTTTTCGATCTGGCTGTGCGGCGCCGAGCTGATGATGGGCTGCATGCTGCTCTTCAAGGTCCGCATCCGCCTGATTTCGATTTTCGCCTTGGCGTCGATGCTCTTCTTCACGCTTCTCACGCTGCTGAGCGCCACGGTGATTCCCGTCGAGGACTGCGGCTGTTTCGGCGAAGCGCTGAAACTCTCGCCGTGGGAGACTTTCGTGAAAAACGTCGTGTTGCTGCCGATGGCCTTCGTGGTGTGGTGGCGTTACCGTCCCGACCGGATATTCGCCTTCAAACCGGTGGAGATCGTGCTCACGTGCACCTTTTTCTGCCTCTCCATGTACCTGGGGTACTATTGCTATGTCCACCTGCCGCTGATCGACTTCCTGCCCTACAAGGTGGGGGTGAACATCGCCGGGGCGATGCGCGCCCCCGTGCCCGATGCGGGCGAGACGGAAACGGTGCTCGTTTACCGGAACCGCCTTACGGGCGAGGAACGCGAATTTTCGCTCGACGAGACCGAATGGCAGGACGCCGAGACATGGGAGTGGGTCGATACCCGCACGACGGGCGAGGCTCCTGCGGTCGCTCCGCTCATCGGCGAATTCGCCCTGCGCGACGCCGGGGGCGACGCCACGGAGGAGGTGCTGTCCACGCCGGGACGTCTCTACATGCTCTGCGTCACGTCGTTCGACGCGTTGCCGCGCGGTTGCGCACGCCGCATGGCACGGCTCGTGGAGCGCGCTGCCGCCGAAGGTGCGCACGTCGTCTGCCTCACGCCCCAGCCGCTCTACGACGAGCCGTGGCACGACTTCGGCACGGGCAGGGTGCGCTGCTACAACATCGACGCTTCGACCATGAAGACGATGCTCCGCGCCCGGAACGGGCTGGTCGTGCTCGACGACGGCACTATCTCCGACAAACGCAACTGCCGCGACATCCGTCCGTAG
- a CDS encoding dTMP kinase — translation MFIVLEGLDGAGKSTQIRLLRRLLSERGVESEYIHFPRFDAPVYGELIARFLRGGFGGVNEVDPYLVALLFAGDRADAGPQIRRWIAAGKAVVLDRFVYSNVGFQCAKLPAGEERDRLMRWILDLEFVHNGLPRPDLSLFLDVPFSFTERKLSGIREGDDRDYLQGGRDIHEDALDLQRRVREVYLEAAASDPRLRVVDCSDAAGDMETPEGIFSKIRDALAPILTTR, via the coding sequence ATGTTTATCGTGCTCGAAGGTCTGGACGGTGCGGGTAAATCGACCCAGATCCGCCTGCTGCGCCGGCTGCTCTCGGAGCGGGGCGTGGAGAGCGAATACATCCATTTTCCGCGTTTCGACGCTCCGGTTTACGGCGAGCTGATCGCCCGCTTCCTGCGCGGCGGGTTCGGCGGCGTGAACGAGGTCGATCCCTATCTGGTGGCGCTGCTCTTCGCCGGCGACCGGGCCGATGCCGGACCGCAGATCCGGCGGTGGATCGCCGCGGGCAAGGCCGTCGTGCTGGACCGCTTCGTCTATTCGAACGTGGGGTTCCAGTGCGCCAAACTGCCTGCCGGAGAGGAGCGCGACCGGCTGATGCGCTGGATTCTCGACCTGGAGTTCGTCCATAACGGCCTGCCGCGCCCCGACCTGTCGCTGTTCCTCGACGTGCCCTTCTCGTTCACCGAGCGGAAGCTCTCCGGAATCCGCGAAGGCGACGACCGCGACTACCTGCAGGGCGGGCGCGACATCCACGAGGACGCCCTCGACCTCCAGCGGCGCGTGCGCGAGGTCTATCTCGAGGCCGCTGCGTCCGACCCGCGGCTGCGGGTGGTCGATTGCAGCGACGCCGCAGGGGACATGGAGACTCCCGAAGGCATCTTTTCGAAAATCCGCGACGCGCTCGCCCCGATTCTTACGACGCGATGA
- the mltG gene encoding endolytic transglycosylase MltG yields MRKKTLFWLAAALFVLGAAAFGVGWSQFRGNAVTEECELFVGSCATYGELTDSLMPRLRHRAAFRRYARRLDLENAFRPGHYVLRPGMSVVEVARMLKLGLQTPVRIAVNNVRTPEQLARKLARQIDADSAAIMRALASKELAAEVGFDTLTLFSMFIPDTYEVWWTVSPEEFVRRMKREYDRFWTPERDALRARSGLSRLEVMTLASIVYEETRKTDEMPRIAGVYINRLRRGIPLQADPTVKYAMRDFGLRRILYRHLKYPSPYNTYVNKGLPPSPICMPGKNAIDAVLNFEEHDYLFFCARPAFDGYHNFARTLREHNANARAYSAELNRRKIR; encoded by the coding sequence ATGCGCAAAAAAACTTTGTTTTGGCTCGCTGCGGCGCTGTTCGTTCTGGGAGCGGCGGCCTTCGGCGTGGGATGGTCGCAGTTCCGGGGCAATGCCGTGACGGAGGAGTGCGAACTCTTCGTCGGGTCGTGCGCCACGTACGGGGAGCTGACCGATTCGCTGATGCCCCGTCTCAGACACCGGGCGGCCTTCCGCCGTTACGCCCGGCGGCTCGATCTCGAGAATGCCTTCCGTCCCGGGCACTATGTGCTGCGTCCCGGCATGAGTGTCGTCGAGGTGGCGCGGATGCTCAAATTGGGGTTGCAGACGCCCGTGCGCATCGCGGTCAATAACGTGCGCACTCCGGAACAGTTGGCCCGGAAACTCGCGCGGCAGATCGACGCCGATTCCGCGGCGATCATGCGGGCGCTCGCGTCGAAGGAGCTGGCCGCCGAGGTCGGCTTCGACACCCTGACGCTCTTTTCCATGTTCATTCCCGACACGTACGAGGTCTGGTGGACCGTCTCGCCCGAGGAGTTCGTGCGCCGCATGAAACGCGAATACGACCGTTTCTGGACTCCGGAGCGCGATGCCCTGCGGGCGCGCAGCGGCCTGTCGCGGCTCGAGGTGATGACCCTCGCCTCGATCGTCTATGAGGAGACGCGCAAGACGGACGAGATGCCCCGCATCGCCGGGGTCTATATCAACCGCCTGCGCCGGGGCATTCCCTTGCAGGCCGACCCGACGGTGAAGTATGCCATGCGGGATTTCGGCCTGCGCCGGATTCTCTACCGCCATCTGAAGTATCCGTCGCCCTACAATACGTATGTCAATAAGGGGCTGCCGCCTTCCCCGATCTGCATGCCCGGCAAGAACGCGATCGACGCCGTGCTGAATTTCGAGGAGCACGACTACCTGTTTTTCTGCGCACGGCCCGCGTTCGACGGCTACCACAACTTCGCCCGGACGCTCCGCGAGCACAATGCCAATGCCCGGGCCTACAGCGCCGAGCTGAACCGCCGGAAGATCCGGTAG
- a CDS encoding TonB-dependent receptor translates to MKRVIFAAFVLAALPRLAAAQVEKQVEVTKAYVPRVEGASKLPVEPDMTDTTRLRPEIDYSITPLSLRTSLTTRPIRPATVTYWEFNRPLPFYLKAGAGYPLNSVLDFYATTQNPSTGYLMGYVNHEGRYADIRNVFGVENNSVRMTNRAGVAAGKYLGRHVIEGELSYDNRMYHRYGAFVSPDAESLFVPGAAVDFGDANLDLRIGDDFQDLSRTNFEVAFRGGMFFDHSEWPEAYGENARQLTLEGHGRIARAFGRSSLSATLGYEYLRGQRSASGYDQGLLHAALRYGFAGGVVRLEVGADFYRDRMEEAADPEPVVTTGNYLIPFAHFNFNLGTPGLKPFLEVDGGVSDNSLRSLMRKNPYAAPQWLDKSSVDYCGRFGLGGSLWRNRFGYRLYAGVTIHDNRLYWAAYRELSDDGAGGTGEAFPAVFLPLTGRQTVTSFNGEVEYRPLSVLTFDLGVHGYLYNDEEDWNNGAPSFAGNVGVRYEGRKVGFGVEARMQSERRWMLLTSGPASGTDAGPVSVSSFEAPFGVDLRVDFDWKVSGRVAIFAEGRNLLDRELYEYPWFPELGARFTVGVKANF, encoded by the coding sequence ATGAAAAGAGTGATATTTGCCGCCTTCGTGCTGGCGGCGCTGCCGCGTCTGGCCGCGGCTCAGGTGGAGAAACAGGTCGAAGTGACCAAGGCCTACGTGCCGCGCGTCGAGGGCGCGTCGAAGCTGCCCGTCGAACCCGACATGACCGATACGACGCGTCTGCGTCCCGAGATCGACTACTCGATCACCCCGCTGTCGCTGCGCACGTCGCTCACCACGCGGCCGATCCGGCCCGCCACGGTGACCTACTGGGAGTTCAACCGTCCGCTGCCGTTCTACCTGAAAGCCGGCGCGGGCTATCCGCTCAACTCGGTGCTGGACTTCTACGCCACGACGCAGAACCCTTCGACGGGCTATCTTATGGGGTATGTCAATCACGAGGGGCGCTATGCCGACATCCGCAACGTGTTCGGTGTCGAAAACAACTCCGTGCGCATGACGAACCGCGCCGGTGTCGCCGCGGGCAAATACCTCGGCAGGCATGTTATCGAAGGGGAGCTTTCCTACGACAACCGCATGTACCACCGCTACGGGGCGTTCGTCTCGCCGGATGCCGAATCGCTCTTCGTGCCCGGCGCGGCGGTCGATTTCGGCGACGCGAACCTCGACCTGCGCATCGGCGACGACTTTCAGGATCTGAGCCGCACGAATTTCGAGGTGGCCTTCCGCGGAGGTATGTTCTTCGACCATTCCGAATGGCCCGAGGCGTACGGGGAGAATGCCCGGCAGTTGACGCTGGAGGGACACGGCCGCATCGCCCGTGCATTCGGGCGGAGCAGCCTCTCGGCGACTCTCGGCTACGAATACCTCCGGGGACAGCGCTCCGCCTCCGGTTACGACCAGGGATTGCTGCATGCCGCGCTGCGCTACGGTTTCGCGGGCGGCGTCGTGCGGCTGGAGGTCGGGGCGGACTTCTACCGCGACAGGATGGAGGAGGCGGCCGATCCCGAGCCGGTCGTCACGACGGGGAATTACCTCATTCCCTTCGCGCACTTCAATTTCAATCTCGGTACGCCGGGGCTGAAACCCTTTCTCGAGGTGGACGGCGGGGTTTCGGACAACAGCCTCCGGTCGCTCATGCGGAAGAATCCGTATGCCGCTCCGCAGTGGCTCGACAAGAGTTCGGTGGACTATTGCGGCCGGTTCGGCCTCGGGGGCAGCCTGTGGCGCAACCGCTTCGGGTATCGGCTTTATGCCGGGGTCACGATCCACGACAACCGTCTCTACTGGGCGGCATACCGCGAGCTGTCGGACGACGGCGCGGGCGGCACGGGGGAGGCGTTTCCGGCGGTGTTCTTGCCGCTCACGGGCCGTCAGACCGTCACTTCGTTCAACGGCGAGGTGGAATACCGCCCGCTGAGCGTGCTGACGTTCGATCTGGGCGTGCACGGCTATCTTTACAACGACGAGGAGGACTGGAATAACGGCGCGCCCTCCTTCGCGGGGAACGTCGGCGTGCGGTACGAGGGCCGCAAGGTGGGCTTCGGCGTCGAGGCCCGGATGCAGAGCGAACGCAGATGGATGCTTCTGACCTCGGGTCCGGCCTCCGGAACGGATGCGGGTCCGGTCTCCGTCTCCTCGTTCGAGGCGCCGTTCGGGGTCGATCTGCGCGTGGATTTCGACTGGAAGGTGTCGGGCCGCGTGGCGATTTTCGCCGAGGGCCGGAACCTGCTCGACCGCGAACTTTACGAATATCCGTGGTTCCCTGAGTTGGGGGCCCGTTTCACGGTGGGCGTGAAGGCCAATTTCTGA
- a CDS encoding putative quinol monooxygenase, with protein sequence MIRLNVFIRTTDSNREELISTVKELAAASLKDEGCVAYDLFESATRRDVLMICETWSDAKALAAHEQASHFTTLVPRIHQLGEMKAEKFVF encoded by the coding sequence ATGATAAGACTGAACGTATTTATCCGCACGACGGACAGCAACCGCGAAGAGCTGATCTCGACGGTCAAGGAGCTCGCAGCCGCTTCGCTCAAGGACGAGGGCTGCGTGGCCTACGACCTGTTCGAAAGCGCGACGCGCCGCGACGTGCTGATGATCTGCGAGACGTGGAGCGACGCCAAGGCGCTCGCCGCCCACGAGCAGGCTTCGCACTTCACGACCCTCGTGCCGCGCATTCACCAGCTCGGCGAAATGAAGGCCGAGAAGTTCGTCTTCTGA
- a CDS encoding Fe-Mn family superoxide dismutase — protein sequence MKHAMPELPYALEALAPKMSAETFEYHYGKHLQTYVDNLNRLIAGTPYEEMSLEEIIRKADGGIFNNAAQTWNHTFFFRMLTPDRHPVPGKLAERLARDFGSVEEFKKQFTQAAVGLFGSGWVWLAADKSGKLSIVPKSNAGNPLTDGLRPVMTIDVWEHAYYIDYRNRRADFVAAFWELIDWRKVADRCIPKRYKCTACDYVYDPEKGDPETGIAPGTPFEEIPADWTCPLCGLYKDAFRAIEE from the coding sequence ATGAAACATGCAATGCCCGAGCTTCCCTATGCGTTGGAAGCACTTGCTCCGAAGATGAGCGCGGAGACGTTCGAATACCACTACGGGAAACACCTGCAAACATACGTGGACAACCTGAACCGGCTGATCGCCGGCACGCCCTACGAGGAGATGTCCCTCGAGGAGATCATCCGCAAGGCGGACGGCGGCATCTTCAACAACGCCGCGCAGACGTGGAACCACACCTTCTTTTTCCGGATGCTGACGCCCGACCGGCATCCCGTGCCCGGGAAGCTCGCCGAGCGCCTCGCGCGGGATTTCGGATCGGTCGAGGAGTTCAAGAAACAGTTCACCCAGGCCGCCGTGGGACTTTTCGGTTCGGGATGGGTATGGCTCGCGGCCGACAAGTCGGGCAAACTCTCGATCGTGCCCAAGTCCAATGCGGGCAATCCGCTGACGGACGGTCTGCGGCCCGTCATGACGATCGACGTCTGGGAACATGCCTACTATATCGACTACCGCAACCGCCGCGCCGACTTCGTGGCGGCCTTCTGGGAGCTGATCGACTGGCGCAAGGTGGCCGACCGCTGCATCCCGAAGCGTTACAAGTGCACGGCGTGCGACTATGTCTATGATCCCGAAAAGGGCGATCCCGAAACGGGCATCGCACCGGGCACGCCCTTCGAGGAGATTCCCGCTGACTGGACCTGCCCGCTGTGCGGCCTCTACAAGGATGCCTTCCGCGCGATCGAAGAGTGA